The following coding sequences are from one Azospirillum humicireducens window:
- a CDS encoding hydrolase, which produces MTFPAKSLINADDTVFIFIDHQPQMSFGVVNIDRQQLKNNTVALAKTAKLFGASTIVTAVETESFSGYIWPELMDVLQQDPIERTSMNSWDSEELVAAVKATGKKKLVIAALWTEACLLFPTLCAIEEGFEVYIVTDASGGTSQESHDAAIRRMEQAGAHSITSVNVLLELQRDWAKRGTYDGVMAIVREHFGAYGMGVDYAYTMVHKAPQRGEYAHKVIGAAKHEHA; this is translated from the coding sequence ATGACCTTCCCGGCCAAGTCGCTCATCAACGCCGACGACACCGTCTTCATCTTCATCGATCATCAACCGCAGATGTCCTTCGGCGTCGTCAACATCGACCGCCAGCAGCTGAAGAACAACACGGTCGCGCTGGCGAAGACCGCCAAGCTGTTCGGCGCCTCGACCATCGTGACGGCGGTGGAGACCGAGAGCTTCTCCGGCTACATCTGGCCGGAACTGATGGACGTGCTGCAGCAGGATCCCATCGAGCGCACCTCGATGAACAGCTGGGATTCGGAAGAGCTGGTGGCCGCCGTCAAGGCGACCGGCAAGAAGAAGCTGGTGATCGCCGCCCTGTGGACCGAGGCCTGCCTGCTGTTCCCGACCCTGTGCGCCATCGAGGAGGGCTTCGAGGTCTATATCGTCACCGACGCCTCGGGCGGCACTTCGCAGGAATCGCACGACGCCGCCATCCGCCGCATGGAGCAGGCAGGCGCCCATTCCATCACCTCGGTCAACGTCCTCCTGGAACTGCAGCGCGACTGGGCCAAGCGCGGCACCTATGACGGCGTGATGGCCATCGTCCGCGAGCATTTCGGCGCCTACGGCATGGGTGTCGATTACGCCTACACCATGGTCCACAAGGCCCCGCAGCGCGGCGAATACGCCCACAAGGTGATCGGCGCCGCCAAGCACGAGCACGCCTGA
- a CDS encoding response regulator translates to MIAARILIVEDDRIVARDIQHQLSRMGHVVVGMSASGEEAVRLAGSHRPDLVLMDIRLEGEMDGIEAARLIRDSQGIPVVFLTAYANDEVVQRASLTEPFGYLLKPFEEPQMRTVIQMALYKHASDTRLRMSERRYAATLASIRDGVILCDPQGRVDFMNRVAETMTGWTAAEAAGRPLGSVFAAVDEETHEPLEDFSALVLRSGAFAPPERLSRLRPRGKPADAGIVVEERCSAIIDDRGELVGSILVFSDLTQRRQIAEALRKAQADLAHIGRLTVMGELAAAVAHEVNQPLMAIITNAGTCLQHLSQPNPDLGKTRVVVERIVRDAQRAGDVVRSIHALARRTPADPGWVDMSALIADTLALVRAEMRRARIMVETDLQAASPWVHGDRVQLQQLILNLVMNAVEAMAAPDLPERRLRIVTAGEEGWLRVRVEDSGPGLAGSDVDAIFRALYTTKPDGLGMGLSISRSIVELHGGRLTATLGTPCGSVFEFVLPVSSGGV, encoded by the coding sequence ATGATCGCGGCACGGATCCTGATCGTCGAAGACGACCGTATCGTCGCCCGCGATATTCAGCATCAACTATCCCGGATGGGGCATGTCGTCGTCGGTATGTCGGCCAGCGGCGAGGAGGCGGTGCGGCTGGCCGGAAGCCATCGGCCCGATCTGGTTTTGATGGATATCCGGCTGGAAGGGGAGATGGACGGAATCGAGGCAGCGCGCCTGATCCGCGACTCCCAGGGGATCCCCGTCGTCTTCCTCACCGCATACGCCAATGACGAGGTGGTGCAGCGCGCCAGCCTGACGGAGCCCTTCGGCTATCTGCTGAAGCCCTTCGAAGAGCCGCAGATGCGCACCGTCATCCAGATGGCGCTTTACAAGCATGCCAGCGACACCCGGCTGCGGATGAGCGAGCGGCGCTATGCGGCGACGCTCGCCAGCATCCGCGACGGCGTCATCCTGTGCGATCCCCAGGGCCGTGTCGATTTCATGAACCGGGTGGCGGAGACGATGACCGGCTGGACGGCGGCGGAGGCGGCCGGGCGACCGCTCGGCTCCGTCTTCGCCGCGGTGGACGAGGAGACTCACGAGCCGCTGGAGGATTTCTCCGCCCTCGTCCTGCGCAGCGGCGCCTTCGCCCCGCCGGAACGTCTGTCGCGGCTGCGGCCGCGCGGCAAGCCCGCTGACGCTGGGATCGTGGTGGAGGAGCGCTGTTCGGCCATCATCGACGACCGCGGGGAATTGGTCGGCTCCATTCTGGTGTTCAGCGATCTGACCCAGCGCCGCCAGATCGCCGAGGCCCTGCGCAAGGCTCAGGCCGACCTTGCCCATATCGGGCGCCTCACCGTGATGGGAGAACTGGCCGCCGCCGTCGCGCATGAGGTCAACCAGCCTCTGATGGCCATCATCACCAATGCCGGCACCTGTCTCCAGCACCTGTCGCAGCCGAATCCGGACCTCGGCAAGACGCGCGTCGTGGTGGAACGGATCGTGCGCGACGCCCAGCGGGCCGGCGACGTGGTGCGCAGCATCCATGCGCTGGCGCGACGGACTCCGGCCGATCCGGGGTGGGTCGACATGAGCGCGCTGATCGCCGACACGCTTGCTCTGGTGCGGGCGGAGATGCGCCGTGCCCGCATCATGGTGGAAACCGATCTTCAGGCCGCTTCCCCCTGGGTCCATGGCGACCGGGTACAGTTGCAGCAGCTCATCCTCAATCTGGTGATGAACGCGGTCGAGGCGATGGCGGCTCCCGACCTGCCGGAGCGGCGCCTGCGCATCGTCACCGCCGGGGAAGAGGGTTGGCTCCGTGTCCGGGTGGAGGATAGCGGACCGGGACTCGCCGGGTCCGATGTCGATGCGATTTTTCGGGCCCTGTATACCACCAAGCCGGACGGGCTGGGCATGGGCCTGTCGATCAGCCGCTCCATCGTCGAACTGCATGGCGGACGGCTGACCGCGACACTGGGGACGCCTTGCGGCAGCGTGTTCGAATTCGTGTTGCCGGTATCGTCCGGAGGGGTGTGA
- a CDS encoding XapX domain-containing protein, producing the protein MMPYLLSAGAGILVGVIYALIGVRSPAPPTIALIGLLGMLVGEQVVPVVKRLIAGEPVVAFIQTDCARHVLGPQAGADQPPAVTTPDGGKA; encoded by the coding sequence ATGATGCCCTATCTCCTATCGGCCGGCGCCGGCATCCTGGTCGGTGTCATCTATGCGCTGATCGGCGTCCGTTCGCCGGCGCCGCCGACCATCGCCCTGATCGGACTGCTCGGCATGCTGGTCGGCGAACAGGTGGTGCCGGTCGTCAAGCGGCTGATCGCCGGCGAACCGGTCGTCGCCTTCATCCAGACCGACTGCGCCCGCCATGTGCTGGGTCCGCAGGCCGGAGCCGACCAGCCGCCAGCCGTTACGACACCGGACGGAGGGAAGGCGTGA
- a CDS encoding amidohydrolase: protein MPNTTAQTATAGDVILVNAKVTTLDRTNPQASAIAIRDGRFLAVGTEAEVRTAAPQATVIDAKGRRVIPGLIDSHMHIIRGGLNYNMELRWDGVPSLADAMAMLKQQAAITPPPQWVRVVGGFTEHQFAEKRLPTIEELNAAAPDTPVFILHLYDRALLNAAALRAVGYGKDTPNPPGGEIVRDAAGNPTGLLLAQPNATILYSTLAKGPKLPPEYQLNSTRHFMREMNRLGVTGVIDAGGGFQNYPDDYAIIEKLHANGELTLRISYNLFTQKPKEELADFAGWASKVKPGDGDDSYRHNGAGEMLVYSAADFEDFRVARPDMPPNMEGDLEPVIRLLAENRWPWRLHATYDQTISRALDVFEKVNRDIPFDGLHWFFDHAETISDRNIDRIAALGGGIAIQHRMAYQGEYFVERYGTKAAERTPPIARMMAAGLPVGAGTDATRVASYNPWVSLSWLVTGRTVGGLGLYPPANRMDRETALRLWTEANTWFSNEQGKKGQIKAGQLADLAVLSDDFFSVPEDRIAHLGSVLTMLGGAVVHGEGDYGPLAPQLPKPMPDWSPVRTFGGYYKAADGGAGDRRKALASACGCASGCGVHGHDHAAAYAADVPAADVQSFWGALGCGCWAV from the coding sequence ATGCCCAACACCACCGCCCAGACCGCAACCGCCGGTGACGTCATCCTCGTCAACGCCAAGGTCACGACGCTGGATCGCACCAACCCCCAGGCCAGCGCCATCGCCATCCGCGACGGCCGCTTCCTCGCCGTCGGCACCGAGGCCGAGGTGCGCACCGCAGCGCCGCAAGCGACTGTGATCGACGCCAAGGGCCGGCGGGTGATCCCCGGTCTGATCGACAGCCACATGCACATCATCCGGGGCGGCCTGAACTACAACATGGAGCTGCGCTGGGATGGCGTGCCGAGCCTTGCCGACGCCATGGCAATGCTGAAGCAGCAGGCTGCCATCACCCCGCCGCCGCAATGGGTCCGGGTGGTCGGCGGCTTCACCGAGCACCAGTTCGCCGAAAAGCGCCTGCCGACCATCGAGGAGCTGAACGCCGCGGCCCCCGACACGCCGGTCTTCATCCTGCACCTCTACGACCGCGCCCTGCTGAACGCCGCGGCCCTGCGCGCCGTCGGCTATGGCAAGGACACACCCAACCCGCCGGGCGGCGAGATCGTGCGCGACGCCGCCGGCAATCCGACCGGCCTGCTGCTGGCCCAGCCCAACGCGACGATCCTCTATTCGACACTGGCGAAAGGGCCGAAGCTGCCGCCCGAGTACCAGCTGAACTCCACCCGCCATTTCATGCGCGAGATGAACCGGCTGGGCGTGACCGGGGTGATCGACGCCGGCGGCGGCTTCCAAAACTATCCCGACGATTACGCCATCATCGAAAAACTGCATGCCAACGGCGAGCTGACCTTGCGCATCAGCTACAACCTGTTCACCCAGAAGCCGAAGGAGGAGCTTGCCGACTTCGCCGGCTGGGCGTCCAAGGTCAAGCCGGGCGACGGCGACGACAGCTACCGCCACAACGGCGCTGGCGAGATGCTGGTCTATTCCGCCGCCGATTTCGAGGATTTCCGCGTCGCCCGGCCCGACATGCCGCCCAATATGGAAGGCGATCTGGAGCCGGTGATCCGCCTGCTGGCCGAAAATCGTTGGCCCTGGCGCCTGCACGCCACCTACGATCAGACCATCAGCCGGGCGTTGGACGTGTTCGAAAAGGTCAACCGCGACATCCCCTTCGACGGGCTGCACTGGTTCTTCGACCATGCGGAGACGATCAGCGACCGCAACATCGACCGCATCGCCGCACTCGGCGGCGGCATCGCAATCCAGCACCGCATGGCCTATCAGGGCGAGTACTTCGTCGAGCGCTATGGCACGAAGGCGGCGGAACGGACCCCGCCCATCGCCAGGATGATGGCCGCCGGCCTGCCGGTCGGCGCCGGGACCGACGCCACCCGCGTCGCCAGCTACAACCCGTGGGTCTCGCTGTCCTGGCTGGTCACCGGCCGGACGGTGGGTGGTCTCGGCCTCTATCCCCCGGCCAACCGGATGGACCGCGAAACCGCGCTGAGGCTGTGGACAGAGGCCAACACCTGGTTCTCCAACGAGCAGGGCAAGAAGGGCCAGATCAAGGCCGGGCAGCTGGCCGACCTCGCCGTGCTGTCCGACGACTTCTTCTCGGTGCCGGAGGACCGCATCGCCCATCTCGGCTCCGTCCTGACCATGCTCGGCGGCGCGGTGGTGCATGGCGAGGGCGATTACGGCCCGCTGGCGCCGCAATTGCCCAAACCGATGCCGGACTGGTCGCCGGTGCGCACCTTCGGCGGTTATTACAAGGCGGCCGACGGCGGTGCGGGCGATCGGCGCAAGGCTCTGGCATCCGCCTGCGGCTGCGCCAGCGGCTGCGGCGTGCACGGACACGACCATGCCGCCGCCTATGCCGCCGACGTTCCGGCCGCCGACGTGCAGTCCTTCTGGGGCGCGCTCGGCTGCGGCTGCTGGGCGGTGTGA
- a CDS encoding DoxX family protein, with the protein MTFRDLERPIDRILDWDGTWFLARLALVGAYLLGGLAKLDDWPGALAEQAHFGLHPPALWAALTILVELVGPLLILLDRALWLGAGALGVFTVLAALIANDFWTMAGQERFMATNAFFEHLGLAGGFALAAMLSRLRRRSRRF; encoded by the coding sequence ATGACCTTCCGCGATCTGGAACGCCCGATCGACCGCATCCTCGACTGGGACGGCACATGGTTTCTGGCCCGGCTGGCGCTGGTCGGGGCCTATCTGCTGGGTGGGTTGGCGAAGCTGGACGACTGGCCGGGTGCGCTGGCGGAACAGGCGCATTTCGGCCTGCATCCGCCGGCGCTGTGGGCGGCCCTGACCATCCTGGTCGAACTGGTCGGGCCGCTGCTGATCCTGCTGGACCGGGCGTTGTGGCTGGGGGCCGGAGCGCTCGGCGTGTTCACCGTGCTCGCCGCACTGATCGCCAACGATTTCTGGACGATGGCCGGTCAGGAGCGCTTCATGGCGACCAACGCCTTCTTCGAACATCTCGGGCTGGCCGGCGGCTTCGCGCTGGCCGCCATGCTGTCGCGGCTGCGCCGACGCTCCCGACGCTTCTGA
- a CDS encoding response regulator transcription factor produces the protein MRGKAESAAAAVTVVVIDDDEAVREALEGLLESVGLQVKSFGSVQQYIDQRPAIDVGCMVLDVRLPGRSGLDFQAELARCGNSLPVIFISGHADVPMSVRAMKAGAFEFLTKPVHHQELLDAIHAAIARHGELRDQERGLVGQRARFDTLTAREREITMMVVSGLRNKQIADDLGLSEATVKLHRGQAMRKMEARSVVDLVRIVDGLVPGRVH, from the coding sequence ATGAGAGGCAAGGCCGAATCCGCGGCGGCGGCCGTGACCGTGGTGGTCATCGACGATGACGAGGCTGTCCGCGAAGCGTTGGAAGGGCTGCTCGAGTCCGTCGGGCTGCAGGTGAAGAGCTTCGGTTCGGTGCAGCAATACATCGACCAGCGCCCGGCCATCGATGTCGGCTGCATGGTGCTGGACGTGCGGCTGCCGGGACGCAGCGGGCTGGATTTCCAGGCGGAACTGGCGCGCTGCGGCAACAGCCTGCCCGTGATCTTCATCAGCGGGCATGCCGACGTGCCGATGTCGGTCCGCGCGATGAAGGCCGGGGCCTTCGAATTCCTGACCAAGCCGGTCCATCACCAGGAATTGCTGGACGCCATCCACGCCGCCATCGCCCGGCATGGCGAGCTGCGCGACCAGGAGCGCGGGCTCGTCGGCCAGCGCGCCCGCTTCGACACCCTGACGGCGCGCGAGCGCGAGATCACGATGATGGTGGTGTCCGGCCTGCGCAACAAGCAGATCGCCGATGATCTCGGCCTCAGCGAGGCGACGGTGAAGCTGCACCGCGGTCAGGCCATGCGCAAGATGGAGGCGCGGTCGGTGGTGGACCTGGTGCGCATCGTCGATGGCCTTGTGCCCGGCCGCGTCCACTGA
- a CDS encoding alpha/beta fold hydrolase — MTTHDFTPSRRTVLSGSAALAVAGSGLLTAVAGPAAAEKTATPTKGTKPMLQGSYVTTKDGVQIYVKQWGPQTGQPVVFSHGWPLTGDAFEDQMMFLARHGYRTIAHDRRGHGRSSQPGFGNDLDHYADDLAAVTEALELKNAVHVGHSTGGGEVARYIGRHGVSRVAKAVLIGAIPPIMVKTDWNPDGVPMEVFDGIRAGVKADRSQFFKDLTIPFYGYNRPGAKVSQGVIDSFWMQGMMGGLLAEYECIKAFSETDQREDLKKMIVPTLVMHGDDDQIVPIATSAKAAVALLPKGTLKVVPGAPHGICTTHKDIVNEELLAFIRA; from the coding sequence ATGACCACCCACGACTTCACCCCCTCGCGCCGGACGGTTCTGTCCGGCAGCGCCGCCCTTGCCGTCGCGGGCAGCGGCCTGCTGACCGCGGTCGCCGGCCCCGCCGCCGCCGAAAAGACGGCCACTCCGACCAAAGGAACGAAACCGATGCTCCAGGGCAGCTATGTCACCACCAAGGACGGTGTCCAGATCTACGTCAAGCAGTGGGGACCGCAGACCGGCCAGCCGGTTGTCTTCAGCCATGGCTGGCCGCTGACCGGCGACGCTTTCGAAGACCAGATGATGTTCCTGGCGCGGCACGGCTACCGCACCATCGCCCATGACCGCCGCGGCCATGGCCGGTCGTCGCAGCCGGGCTTCGGAAACGATCTCGACCATTACGCCGACGATCTGGCCGCGGTGACCGAGGCGCTGGAGTTGAAGAACGCCGTCCATGTCGGCCATTCCACCGGCGGCGGCGAAGTCGCCCGCTACATCGGCCGCCATGGCGTGTCGCGCGTTGCCAAGGCGGTGCTGATCGGCGCCATCCCGCCGATCATGGTGAAGACCGACTGGAATCCCGACGGTGTGCCGATGGAGGTGTTCGACGGCATCCGCGCCGGGGTGAAGGCCGACCGGTCGCAGTTCTTCAAGGATCTGACCATCCCCTTCTACGGCTACAACCGTCCGGGCGCCAAGGTTTCGCAGGGCGTCATCGACAGCTTCTGGATGCAGGGCATGATGGGCGGCCTGCTGGCCGAGTACGAGTGCATCAAGGCCTTCTCCGAGACCGACCAGCGCGAAGATCTGAAGAAGATGATCGTCCCGACGCTGGTGATGCATGGCGACGACGACCAGATCGTCCCGATCGCCACCTCCGCCAAGGCCGCCGTCGCCCTCCTGCCGAAGGGCACGCTCAAGGTCGTCCCAGGTGCGCCGCACGGCATCTGCACCACGCACAAGGACATCGTGAACGAAGAACTGCTGGCCTTCATCCGCGCCTGA